From Sphingobacteriaceae bacterium:
CTGCCAGGCAAGCCTGCGGCAAATCCGCACGTGTTGCGCCGAACCGGCTGGCTCCGCCTAACGCGGCCGGGCAGGATATTTTGCTTTGAACCTCTCGATCCCCACTGGCATGCCCGCCAGACAGCGCTGGATCAAGTGCTCCGCAGGCTGAAGCGGGAAGACCACAAAGGCGAAGCCTTGATGAAGGAGATGCTCTCAGTCCTCGTTGCCGACGAGCATTTCCAGGACAATGCCCGGCCCGGCTTCCTGGTGAATCCCCTTACCGGTGAGCGCCTGGAATTCGACCGCTGGTACATCAACGCCCGGGTGGCTTTCGAGTTCAACGGCGCCCAGCACTATACGGCGACGGAACATTTTCCTGATGAGGCGGAGGTCCGGCAGCAGCGGGCCCGGGACTTAATGAAGGAAGCCTTGGCCCGGCAGCAAGGCATCCGGCTCGTGGCGGTGCATTCCAGGGACTTGACCTTCCAGCGCCTCGGCAAGCTGGCCGCCAGGTTCCTGCCCGTGCGACAGCCGGTTTCTGAAGATCCCGTGGTCAAGACGTTAAACCGCCTCAGCCGGGCCTACATCAGGCGGGCCGGCCTTGGAACGGCCATGAGATTCCGGATGTAGCCAATTTTTATAACCGGTCCTGGGCCGCCACCGGGCAAAAAAGTTGTGCACTTCGCAGCCGGAAGGCCCGAATAGGGGGGGCTTATGTAAACCCCGGGGAAAGCGTTATGCTGATATCAGCGTTTTTCCCGGCGAAGTTGACAACATTTATACCCGGTGCCGCGCCGGACCCGTACCATTTATTGTGTAGTTGAGGTCCGGTTGGGGAAGCAGGCTTAGGGGAAGCCAGCTCGGGGGCAGGGCAGCAAATGCCGAAAGGAGGGGCCACAGGCATGGCCGCAGACGGAAAATCCTCATGGCGGCGTCTCTTCGGCGACCGCACCATCGTCCATGTGGACATGGACGCCTTCTTCGCCCAGATCGAAGTGCTGGACAACCCGTCCCTGCGGGGCAAGCCGGTCATCGTAGGCGGGCCCCGGGACAGCGCCCGGGGCGTGGTGTCCACCTGCTCCTACGAAGCCCGGCGCTACGGCGTGCGGTCGGCCATGCCCATCCAGCAGGCGGTAAAGCTGTGTCCCCACGGCATCTTCCTAAGACCCCGCTTCGAGCGATACGCGGCCGTCAGCGGGCACATCCGGCGGATCCTGGCGGAATTCAGCCCTTTGGTGGAAGCCATCTCCGTCGATGAAGCCTTCCTCGACATGACGGGCTGCGAGCATTTCTACCGCGACCCCGTCCACCTGGGCCGGGCCATCAAGGAGCGCATCTACCAGGAGACAAGCCTGACCTGCTCCGCTGGCGTGGCGCCCAATAAGTTCCTGGCCAAATTGGCCTCAGACCAGCAGAAGCCCGACGGGCTGGTGGTGGTCACCCAGGACCAGGTCGACCACTTCCTGCTGCCCATGCCCGTGGACGCCCTCTGGGGCGTGGGGCCCAAAACCGCCCAGCGGCTGCGGCAGGCCGGCATCCACACCGTGGCCCAGGTCCGGACCCGGTCCCTGGAGTCCATCTGCCGCATCCTGGGCGCCACCCACGGCCGGCACGTCTACGACTTGGCCTTCGGCCGGGATGACCGCCCCGTAGAGCCCTACAGCCCGCCCAAGTCCATCGGCAAGGAAACCACCTTCCCCGTGGACGTGCCCGACGGCCCGGACCTGCGGGCCCACCTGGCCCGGCTGGCGGCCAGCGTGGGGGAGAGGGTGCGGCGCAAAGGCGTCTTCCCCCGCACCGTCACCGTGAAGGTGCGCTTCCCCGACTTCGCCACCCACACCAAGAGCATCAGCCTGAAGCACCCCTTCTGCGACGACGACACCTTGTTCAAGCAGGCCAACGCCCTGCTGGACCACTTCAACCTGCAGCGGCCCCTGCGGCTCCTGGGCGTGTACGTGTCCAACTTCCAGGAGCAGGGGCAGACCTCGTTGTTCCCCCTGGAGGCCGACCGGCTCACCGAGGCCGTGGACGCCCTCAACCAGCGCCTGGGCCAGCGGGTCATCCGCCGCGGCCGGGAACTGTAACCCCCTGCCAGGAATCTATAGTTATACCGCCTAAAGAAGCCGGTGGAGCGGTCATCGTCCCGCCGAGGAGGGATCAAGATGTTTTCAATGGCATTGGAACAAACCCGCCGGCCGGCCCGGCACCGGCTCGGCCTGCTCCTGCTGGTCGCTGCCGTCGCCCTCATGGCCCTGGCCTTGGCAAGCCACGGCCCGGCCGGCCCCACGGCCTGGGCCGCCGACGACTGGGCCCTGCAGGATGCAGAGCCGGTGGACTTTGAACGGCCGGACTCCGTCCCCCAGCCGGTGGCCCAGTGGGCCGCCTCGCTCCAGGAGCAGCAGGGGCTGCACCGGATGCACCACGGCGATAAGACGTGGATCATGGTGGCCTGGGGGCCCAAGCCCACCGGCGGCTACACCGTCTACGTGGAAAACGTCCACCGCACCGCCACCGGCGTCATCCTGCTGTCGGTGGATCTGCGGGCGCCCGCACCCGGCGAGCCCGTCACCCAGGCCATAACCTATCCTTATGACCTGGTGGCCATCGAGATGACCTCCGATCCCATGGCCGCCCAATTCGGCCCCCGGCCCACGCCCTGGCTGCCGGCCCATCAGGAAGGCGTGCCTTTGGTCAGCGAGAGCGTGTTCCTCCAGGAGCCGGTCCCCGGCGCCGTCCTGGAAGACAAGGTGAAGGTCACGGGCGCCGCCCAGTTGTTTGAAGGCACCTATCACGTGGTGCTGGAAGACGGCCACAACGTCCTCCTCAACCGGCTGGGCACCGCCAGCGCCGGCGGTCCCGACTGGGGCGTCATCGACATAGAGCACGAGTTCGACACGCCCACCAGCCCCAACGGCCTCCTGATCATCAAGTGGCAAGACCCCGCCACCGGCCAGTGGGTAGAAGAACTGGGCGTCCCCGTCAGCTTCGCCCACTGGCAGCCCGTGGACCCCGGCCAGGAGGAGCCGCCACCCGTTCCCTGGGAATTTGCCGACATGGAAGACCATTGGGCCCTGGCCTATGTCAACGAAGCCGTGGAGCAGGGCTTCGTCCACGGCTATCCCGACGGCACCTTCAAGCCCGAGAACCAGGTGACCCGGGCGGAGTTCCTGAAGATGGTCATGGCCGCCTTTGACTTCCCGCCCACGCCCGCCGAAGTGGAATCGCCCTTCCCGGACACCTCCGGGCACTGGGCGGCCGACTACGTCCGGGCCGGCATCTTCCATGGCATCCTCACCGCCGATGACTACGATGGCCAGT
This genomic window contains:
- a CDS encoding S-layer homology domain-containing protein, whose product is MFSMALEQTRRPARHRLGLLLLVAAVALMALALASHGPAGPTAWAADDWALQDAEPVDFERPDSVPQPVAQWAASLQEQQGLHRMHHGDKTWIMVAWGPKPTGGYTVYVENVHRTATGVILLSVDLRAPAPGEPVTQAITYPYDLVAIEMTSDPMAAQFGPRPTPWLPAHQEGVPLVSESVFLQEPVPGAVLEDKVKVTGAAQLFEGTYHVVLEDGHNVLLNRLGTASAGGPDWGVIDIEHEFDTPTSPNGLLIIKWQDPATGQWVEELGVPVSFAHWQPVDPGQEEPPPVPWEFADMEDHWALAYVNEAVEQGFVHGYPDGTFKPENQVTRAEFLKMVMAAFDFPPTPAEVESPFPDTSGHWAADYVRAGIFHGILTADDYDGQFQPDRAITRLEMAVQLVRALGLSGEIAIHAVNAGYYSDTADLDEEAKGYLGTAVHLGIFEGYPDGTIGPLRTSTRAEAVTVIMRAVAAPAERP
- a CDS encoding DNA polymerase IV, which produces MAADGKSSWRRLFGDRTIVHVDMDAFFAQIEVLDNPSLRGKPVIVGGPRDSARGVVSTCSYEARRYGVRSAMPIQQAVKLCPHGIFLRPRFERYAAVSGHIRRILAEFSPLVEAISVDEAFLDMTGCEHFYRDPVHLGRAIKERIYQETSLTCSAGVAPNKFLAKLASDQQKPDGLVVVTQDQVDHFLLPMPVDALWGVGPKTAQRLRQAGIHTVAQVRTRSLESICRILGATHGRHVYDLAFGRDDRPVEPYSPPKSIGKETTFPVDVPDGPDLRAHLARLAASVGERVRRKGVFPRTVTVKVRFPDFATHTKSISLKHPFCDDDTLFKQANALLDHFNLQRPLRLLGVYVSNFQEQGQTSLFPLEADRLTEAVDALNQRLGQRVIRRGREL